The following coding sequences are from one Lolium rigidum isolate FL_2022 chromosome 6, APGP_CSIRO_Lrig_0.1, whole genome shotgun sequence window:
- the LOC124663932 gene encoding polypyrimidine tract-binding protein homolog 3-like, giving the protein MAEPSRVIHIRNVGHEISESDLLQVVQPFGTVAKLVMLRAKNQALVQMEDLAASVSAIQYYTTIQPSVRGRNVYLQYSSHQELTTDQSSHGRNPDQDEPNRILLVTVHHMLYPMTVEVLHQVFSPYGFVEKIVTFQKSAGFQALIQFESRQSGIQAAGALHGRNIYDGCCQLDIQYSNLTELQVHYNNDRSRDFTNPSLPTEQRPRSSQPGFNDPSGLFGFQQPGAAYAQMGQAAMVAAAFGGTLPPGVTGTNDRCTLIVSNLNSDRVDADKLFNLFSIYGNIVRIKVLRNKPDHALVQMADGLQAELAVHYLKGAMLLGQKLEVNFSKYPTITPAPDANDYSTSNLNRFNSNVVKNYRHCCAPTKMIHISALSQEITEDAILDHVSEHGTVVKSKLFEAGGKTQALVQFESEEAATEALVCKHASKLEGSTIRISFSQMQNI; this is encoded by the exons ATGGCCGAGCCCTCCAGGGTGATCCACATCCGCAACGTCGGGCATGAGATCTCCGAG AGCGATCTGCTCCAGGTGGTGCAGCCCTTTGGCACGGTCGCCAAGCTCGTCATGCTGCGCGCCAAGAACCAG GCCCTTGTCCAGATGGAGGATTTGGCGGCTTCAGTCAGCGCCATCCAATACTACACTACCATTCAACCTAGCGTGAG GGGAAGAAACGTATACTTGCAGTACTCATCTCACCAAGAACTGACTACTGATCAGAGCTCTCATGGAAGGAATCCTGATCAG GACGAACCCAACCGAATTCTCTTAGTTACTGTTCATCATATGCTCTATCCTATGACTGTCGAAGTGCTTCATCAAGTGTTTTCTCCTTATGGATTTGTGGAGAAGATTGTCACATTTCAAAAGTCAGCTG GTTTTCAAGCCCTCATACAGTTTGAATCACGCCAAAGTGGAATACAAGCAGCTGGTGCTTTGCAT ggACGAAACATTTATGATGGTTGCTGCCAGCTAGACATTCAGTATTCAAA TCTCACCGAGTTGCAAGTTCACTACAACAATGATAGATCTAG AGATTTCACAAATCCGTCTTTGCCCACAGAGCAACGTCCAAGATCTTCTCAG CCTGGTTTTAATGATCCTAGTGGTCTTTTTGGTTTCCAACAGCCTGGAG CTGCATATGCACAG ATGGGCCAGGCTGCAATGGTTGCTGCTGCATTTGGTGGAACATTGCCTCCTGGAGTGACTGGTACCAATGATCGCTGCACACTTATAGTTAGCAACTTGAACAGTGAT CGAGTTGATGCGGATAAGCTCTTCAATCTGTTTTCTATTTATGGAAATATAGTGCGGATCAAGGTACTCCGCAATAAGCCAGACCATGCCCTTGTCCAGATGGCTGATGGGCTTCAGGCCGAGCTTGCTGTACACTATTTAAAG GGAGCAATGCTACTCGGACAGAAACTGGAAGTTAACTTCTCTAAATACCCTACTATTACCCCAGCTCCTGATGCAAATGACTACTCAACTTCCAACCTTAACCGGTTCAACAGTAACGTGGTTAAGAACTACCGCCACTGCTGTGCCCCAACCAAGATGATCCACATCTCGGCGCTTTCACAAGAGATTACCGAGGATGCGATCCTTGATCATGTAAGTGAGCACGGCACTGTCGTCAAGTCAAAACTGTTTGAGGCAGGCGGCAAGACGCAGGCTCTTGTGCAGTTTGAAAGTGAGGAAGCGGCGACCGAAGCACTCGTCTGTAAGCATGCAAGCAAGCTTGAGGGGTCTACCATTAGAATTTCATTCTCCCAGATGCAGAACATATAG